The nucleotide window CCCTCACCAAAAGACACTCCTGTCAACGCAGGGCATAAGACACGTGTTTGACCATGAACTAAAAGGCTGCAGACTGGGGCTGCCCTAGAGCGCGGTATCGGACGCAGGGTCCTGCTGCGCCCCCTGGCGGGAGTAGAACTCGTCCGTCATGCTCTGCGGGATGCGCTTCAGCATCTCTTTGGGGAAGATGCGCAGCAGTTTCCAGCCCAGGTCCAGAGATTCGAACACGGTGCGGTTCTCGTAGGGACCTGGGGACCATGCAGGAGTGTAAAAGCTTCCTGTCCAGAAGAGAAGGGCCAGGTGGTcccagccccgccccctgccGCGCCCCACCTTGGGTGATGAAGTTCTTCTCGAACTTCTGCAGAAACTCCAGGTAGAGCAGGTCCTCCGAGGTGAGTGCCTCCTCCCCCACCACCGCTTTCATGGCTTGCACGTCCTTCCCGATGGCGTAGCAGGCATACTACGGAAGGGCAGTGTGGGCTCACCACCCCTGTAGGCTGAGCTCCACTTGCTGGGGACCAGCTTTGCGCAGACAGGAACTTCTTGTCCAGGTGGGGCTCAGAACTCCACCTTTTAAATTGGGGTTACCGCATTCACTGCCCCTCTCCTTACCAGCTGGTTGGAGACATCTCCGTGGTCCTTTCTGGTCATGCCCTCGCCTATGGCCGACTTCATCAGCCGTGACAGGGAAGGGAGCACGTTGATGGGGGGATAGACCTGGGGAGCAGAAGAGAGTAGCATGTGACAGGACCCAGGCTCTCCTTTCATTCACCTGCTCCTCCACACCCTATGGAAAAGTGAGAGGCTACACTCCGCCTGCTCTATTCTCCATAGAGTCCAGGCCTTGATTACTAGGTGGAAGACAGTCAGGGTTGTTACATAGACGAGTCTATACAGGAAGGAAGCTGGAGCTAGGGGCAATGAGGTGAAATTAGTTAATGAAACACAATTTCaaaacatttaatatttgtacaagCAAGTTAAAgcttcatagtgtgtgtgtgtgtgtgtgtgtgtgtgtgtgtgtgtgtgtgtgtgcgcgtgcgcgtgcgcgcgcgcgtgtgcatgttttgagacagtgtcttgtagcccaggctatctggATTCAGACGTGCTTTGTaactaaggatggccttgaacttctgatcttcctgcctccacctccctagcactaggattacaggcttgtgctagGTTTGCAGGCTGTGTTGTTGCCTGTATTATGTAgtgtggggatggaacccaggcttcCTACATGCTGGGCAGGCTCTTAACCAaatgagctacagccccagccctgtTACCCCTATTTAGTGTCACCAAAGCTAATAACTGCGAGTGGAAGAGAAATGCTTTATATTTAGTGCTTTCCATATGCTTCACATATACTAATGCACCCCCCAGTACATTGGTGTGATACATAAACATGGACCCAGAGATTAGCATCATTTTCTCTGGGTCCTATGGCCAAGTGGGCTAGCCTATGGCTACCTGTGAAGCACAGGCTCCCCCAGTGCCTAGCTCCTGACGGTGTGACTTTGGGCAGACCTCTCCTCCTTCTTGCACAGGAGTGATACATAACTCTTTTTCCATGTCTTGGCCACAGGGGAGCAGATGTGGGGAGAAAGGAGGCAGCTATTGGGAAGGAACAATAAATACCTGCCGGTTGTGTAGCTGTCTGTCCACATAAATTTGTCCCTCTGTGATGAAGCCAGTCAAGTCTGGGATGGGGTGGGTGATATCTGCAAGCAAATACCCTGTCCTCAGTGTATGGGGGTGGGGTTCTCATCTACTTGGGGGCACATGAATTCTTTCAGCATGGGGATGATGGGGTGGCTGGTCGAAATGGAGAGTGGGTTCTGGAGGGCAGGGGATGCTGGAGACTACCATCATTGGGCATGGTGAGAATGGGGATCTGCGTGATGGAGCCGCCCCGGCCCTCCACGCGGCCAGCTCGCTCATAGATGGTGGCCAAGTCTGTGTACATATATCCAGGAAAGCCACGGCGCCCTGGCACTTCCTCTCTGGCAGCTGAGACCTGCAACACCCACAATGGCAGGTATGTCAGAAGATGAAAGGCTAGAGTCAGGAAGGGAGATTAGGAGGTTGGACtgaggggacagaagaggagtgcCCAGCCTGTGATTGAGCCCTGAGACTTGCTGAGAGGAGCAGGCCTAGATGAGTGAATTATTTTATCAGGGTGGATGTGAGGCCAAGGGAGAAACAAGGAGGTGTGGTTTGAATCTGACACCCCTCAGCCAACATACCTCCCGCAAAGCCTCTGCATAGGAACTCATATCGGTTAATATGACCAGCACATGCTTCTCACACTGGTAGGCAAGGAACTCAGCTGTGGTCAGGGCCAGACGAGGGGTGATGATCCGTTCAATCCTGGAAGCCAAGCATGACAGCGCTCAGGGAGCCTGGGGGCCCAAGCCTGGGCCCACGAAGCCCCAGAATGGAGTGTAAGGTCGGCTGGGAGGTGGCAGGGGAACAGATAAAATGAGCCCCGCCCAGGGCTCCTGGTCAAGACAATGGTTCCTAACAGTGGGCACTTCCTGGCAATACTGATGCTCCCTTGCCCACTGTCCAAGGTGAGCCAAAAATGTGCCTTTCCTGCTTGAAGCCATCCTGAGCTGGCCATTTCAGTTCTGGGCTCTGGGCCTGTGGCTCTTCCCCTAGCAATGCTATCTTGGCCTCCAGAATTCTGTTATTTAGTTTGAGGGTACCCTTAATACCCAGGATAGGTTATTAGATTTTTAATGTCATCCATGTGAACCCCAGATTGAAAGCCCCATCTTCAAAACTTTCAAAATAGAGCATTTTCTGAATAAATGCCACAAACAGTGGTCTCTCCAGTGATGACCTTGTTCAGGTGACACAGGGATGAGAGGTCCCTGACTAGGACAGCTGCTGTGGCACAGGTATGAGGAAATCAGAGGGCAGGTGGGGTCCTGGTCTGGCTCCCTGGCATggcccaggcctcagtttccctatctgtacAACCAAGAGTTATTCTCACAGCTCTAGCCCATGGCTGTAGTTCTGGGATGTCCTGAACCCCAGTATCCCAGGTCTAGGAAAGGGGAAGGCCCCAAGGGCAGTCTGAGCATAGGAAGGACTCACGTAGGATCATTGGCCAAGTTCAGGAAGAGGCAGACGTTTCCCATGGTTCCATTCTGCTCGAAATCTGACTTGAAGAACCTGGCTGTCTCCATGTTCACCTAGACACATAGCCAGGGGAGCTGTGGGCAGGCCGTGTGGCCGAGAGCTGGGCTTAGCCATGACCAGCTTTTCTCAGCAAAACTTGGGGACTGACAGCTTCACAGTCATTGGCTGTACAGGTGAATAGTCAATGAGACGGCCATAGGGCCCAAGAAGGACTCATCAGGTCCCCTACAAAACTCAGCCTTTTTAACCTTCAGCTGCTTCTTGTCCCTCCCTTGGCCAGCTACTTCCCGACCCAGGCCCCAGCCTCCGATTGCACCCTCTGAGGACCCTTGGCATCCTTTTTCAGAAGATACCTTGTCTCTGTAGGTTCCCTGGGCTCCTCCTCCAGGCCAAGTATGGCCCTGGGATGCCTCAAGGGTCACTCTGACCTGGTCACTGAGTCCATCCCTGCCCTCTTTAGCCATGCTGGGGTCTCTGTCTCCAGACTGGCCTGAACTTTAGGGGCTTCTCAGGGTGCAGGACTCAGTGTCCCCCATCAGAATAGGCTGTGCTACAGCAAGGCAGGCAAGGCTATTTCTCACCGTTTCCAGACTTGCCTCCAGCTCCCCTTACCCCCATGGCTGCAAAGACAATGGCAAAGTTGTCCTCATGGTAATCCAGCACAGCCTTGGACTTCTTCACCAGCCCGGCTTGGCGACAGATCTGGGCAGCAATCTGAGACAGGGTGGACCAGGAGGGAGGCTGTCAGGGCCAGAGCCCTGGGACATCTGGCCCACTGAGCATCACTATGGAGGATGGATGTTACAGACTTGGGGTGGGGAGAGTCCAAGCCCCGAAGAGTGAGGGACTGCCCTGGATCCTGCAGTCTTTCTCGGGGTTGGGGATGGTCTCTTCTGTGGCTACTAAGGAGTTGAAGGCACCTGTCACAAGGAGCAGGGCAGCATCCCCAAAGAGCAACAGTCTTGTGTGAATTTGGGCAGTTTAGCTCAGGATAGCTGAGCCTTTCAGAGCCTGCACCTCCCACAGCCTGCTGGAGCCATATGAGACTagagtgtgtgtgactgtgagagCCCTCTGTCCTGAATCAGGATGTGGTGGGGAGGGAGACTCTCGAAAGAGAGTTGGCACAGTCAGGAATGGTGAGGAGGGATATCTAGAAACCTTGTCACACCAGTGGCTCTGAGAGGACCGCGTGGTTCttgtctggtggtggtggtcaggCAAACACAAGTACAAGGACTGCCTGACACAGGCTGCCAGCTGAGTGGGGCTTCTACACTGGAGTCTACTCGGGCTCTCTGAAGCCAGTGAGCACTCCATTCACTAGGGACAGCGTGCAGCCCTGTCCAGGGGCCATGTGTGACTGTATGTGTTGGGGGTGTCTCTTACGCCACCCTGACCCTGAGCTGTCAGGAAACACCAGCCGGGGTGGATGCTGGTCATTCCTACTCTTTGCTTGGCACAGAAGTGCTCGGTGCTAGCCTGGAAGCCCAGGCCTCTGCTTGTCCCCATCCTTGGTTATGCGTCCCTCACCTCATTGTGGGGGAGCCCAGCTGCAGAGAAGATGGGGATCTTCTGGCCACGGGCGATGCTGTTCATGACATCAATGGGGGAGATTCCTGTCTGGATCATCTCCTCGGGGTAGATTCGGTCATGAGGGTTGATGGGCTGGCCTGGGAGGGGAGACCATGCAGGTTCAGGCTCCAGCCCTTCTCCCACCAACCACCACTGTCTGTCTCTGCCAACCCGCTCTTCAACAGCCCCTTCTGCAACACGGAACTGTGTGCGCAGCATCACCCGGGCATCTGTGGCTCTTGTGCATGTGAGACGCAACTGAAAGATGAAATTTCCTTTCATTTGAATTGGTTCAAGTTTAAAAAGCCGTTTTCTCCATGCTATCTTAGATAGCAttgcctgtagtgggtagccattccaacccccattgaggcttcggtaactgtcacgccctAGCATCTTAGCTAGACAGCCCCCCTCAACATCTAGGCACCTGAGGGGTGTTCAGAGGACCAGAGGGTGACTCAAAGACTATGTGTGAACAGACATGTGCTTTGCCACtggcttgctgtgtggccttGATCAGTGGGTGCGGGAGGCTCCACCAGCCTCCATTACTGCCTCAGAAAACTGGTGGGTGGGGCAGTCAGGTCTCCTGAAGAATAGCTGGGGTTCTAGGAAAGGATCCTCTGCTGTGAGCCTCCCGTCCCCAGCTCCCAGGATAGAGCACAGGGAACTGAAGGCCACAGGGCATGGCTGGAGGTGCTGCGCAATGATAGAATCTCCCCGGAGTGCTGGGGCGGTTTGGGGTTCTATGGTGGATCTGGGGAGGGAGGCCTTTGCTGATCTGCCCGTTCATCTGGCCAGCTGTGGGGCTAGCACTGCCTGGCCTAGGTCCCTGCAGGACTTCCAAGGGTAGGTCGCAGAAATGATGGCTCGGGTGGGCAGGTGCTAGGGCTGTGTCCTCAAAGCCATGCAGGCTGAGCATCCACTCTCTCACCGTTGATGTCCAGGAAGTCCTCTGCCATGACAGCAGGCCCTTTGTCAATGGGCTTGCCAGAGCCATTGAAAATCCGACCTGGGAGGGACAAGGGGTTCAGGAAGGTGTCAGGGCTCCCAGCCTGTGCACGGCCACCAGCTCCACATACTCCTCCGGAATCCCATCGCCCTGTGTTCCCCGCCTcctcagcgcccccccccccccccgccccgccatCACACATGCCTGACTTCTGTGACTGTCCCTGCCAAGGGCAGGGTATCTTCCTTCCTTTGCTGTGAATTTTCACAGGCAAGGCATTTTGGAGTCACCCTGACCACTGGCCTGGGCCCAGGTTGATCACTAATCAGAGGATCAGGCCAGGTAAGGAAGGGCTTAGTCATCCCTTTCGGCCTGGCCCCGAGTAGGTGGCTTCCCTGCACCTGTAATGACTGAACCTCACGCCTTCATTGTTGAGCATGTTCTCTATGTTGGGCCCTGCACTAGGGATGGGAGCTAGAGAGAGAAAACAACCTCTGGTTCAGAAGGCACGTAGGAAACATGCGTACAGACTTGACTAGGGAAGCCAGGAGGGAAAGACGGAGGAGCACCCGGCCCGCCCTCCACTCTCACCCAGCATGTCCTCTGACACAGGAGTCCGCAGGATGTCCCCTGTGAATTCACAGGTGGTCTTCTGGGAGTCAATCCCTGAGGTCCCTTCAAACACCTGTGAGTTAGGGATTGTTGGGAGGGGCTAGCTGGAAAGAATGGGCCACCCACGGTAGGCACTCAGTGCATAGCTCTGAGCAGGGTACTCTCTGGGAAACAGGGCCATTCCTCCCTCCAAGGCTTGTGAAATAGGATGGGAACTGGGAGTTCATTCTTCTCATTGGCACACTTACCTGGACAATGGCTTTGGTCCCAGCCACTTCCAGCACTTGGCCACTCCTCTGGGTCCCATCCGGGAGGGTAAAGTTGACAATCTCAGCATACTGGGCAAACTGTTAGGGAGAAGAGCCACCCAAGGTGAAGCTCCTGTCACTTCCCATCTCTTCTTCTGGTCTCGAGTTACTGCCTGTCCTATTGTGCCCAGATGTGGGGAAGGGGCTTTGTTTGGGAAGGGGCACCCTGGAGATAACTGAGACTTTAATCAGAAGCACGTGTTAGATCCAAATCTCTTTTCTTAGTGCAAGTTTATGGCAGCTGTCTAATTACTTACACGGCTTACTGAGCCCTCAAGTCATTAACACATGAGCCTTAGTTTTCTCCTCTTTAAAACAAGGGTGCTAAGAATAAGCCCCACCCCACAAGGCTGCCATGACCAGGATGGGAACCCTACAATCAAGCTGTCAGCACAGCgccaggtggggtggggtgggaggggggtgactcagcagcacaaagtGGCCATTGTGGCCAGCCAGGTCTCCTGAGCACGAAGGAGGAGCACACTTGTCACCAGAAGAAAGACTCCCTGTTTTCTAGGTGTTACTGAACCAGTGACAACCTATTCCTGGCTATGGAGCTGGGACTGGCATCTGTGTAATGGTTAGGAATTTAAACAAAAATCAggttaataaacaaaatatacaagGGACTTCTATGATGAAAAGGATTTGATTAAAACATTTGAATAGGCATTTTCTCTAAAGTTGCAGATATGGCCAGTAGGCAGGTGGCAACATGTTCATGGCCATTCTCCTTG belongs to Peromyscus eremicus chromosome 3, PerEre_H2_v1, whole genome shotgun sequence and includes:
- the Atp6v1b1 gene encoding V-type proton ATPase subunit B, kidney isoform — translated: MATKADSRPGGFTSNGCDPVTAREHVQVVTRNYITHPRVTYRTVCSVNGPLVVLDQVKFAQYAEIVNFTLPDGTQRSGQVLEVAGTKAIVQVFEGTSGIDSQKTTCEFTGDILRTPVSEDMLGRIFNGSGKPIDKGPAVMAEDFLDINGQPINPHDRIYPEEMIQTGISPIDVMNSIARGQKIPIFSAAGLPHNEIAAQICRQAGLVKKSKAVLDYHEDNFAIVFAAMGVNMETARFFKSDFEQNGTMGNVCLFLNLANDPTIERIITPRLALTTAEFLAYQCEKHVLVILTDMSSYAEALREVSAAREEVPGRRGFPGYMYTDLATIYERAGRVEGRGGSITQIPILTMPNDDITHPIPDLTGFITEGQIYVDRQLHNRQVYPPINVLPSLSRLMKSAIGEGMTRKDHGDVSNQLYACYAIGKDVQAMKAVVGEEALTSEDLLYLEFLQKFEKNFITQGPYENRTVFESLDLGWKLLRIFPKEMLKRIPQSMTDEFYSRQGAQQDPASDTAL